The nucleotide window GTCATATTAAGTCATCGAGACTGTCAAACGGAGGGTTTTTATGCCTGACAAAAAGCGGGATAAAACCGGCAATATCAACGATTATCTCTCGTGCGTCCGGGAGATGACACATCACGACGCCGTCCGGTCAATGCGCGGGTATAATCAGCACGCGGGCGTCGACTGCCTGCGGCACTGCCTGAATGTATCCTACCGTAGCTTTCTCATTTGCCGTCGCCTCGGTCTTGATTACCGCTCCGCGGCAAGAGGTGGCCTGCTCCACGATTTCTTTCTCTACGACTGGCATGTTGAAAACCCATACGGCGGGCTGCACGGCTTCCGCCATCCGAAAATCGCGGCATTAAACGCAAACCGCCACTTCTCGCTGAACAATAAAGAGCAGGATGTTATTAAGAAACACATGTGGCCGCTCACCGTCTCCATGCCGAAATATCTTGAAACGCTCGTTGTCATTCTTGTCGACAAGTTTTGCTGCGTCAGCGAATCCGCAAGCGCCTTCAAGCTTTTCCGCCGCAGTCAGAATTTCTATCTTGAAGAGACATACCAGAATATCTAACGTCTGGCCACTATTTCCCGGCTGTCCTCCGCGCGAGACGGGATAATATGATATGGAGCGTGTATCCATGGACATCTTGGATTTATTTTTGTGGTTTGTCATATACAGCTTTATCGGCTGGGCGTATGAATCGGTTTTGTTTACGATTCAGGAAAAGCACTTTGTCAACCGCGGGTTCCTTAACGGTCCCCTCTGCCCGATTTACGGCTTTGGCGCTATTCTGAACCTGTTGATTTTTGAACATACGACGAACGTTTTTGTCCTGTTTTTCCTCGCCGCCGTCCTGACGACAACACTTGAATATCTGACGGCTGTTGTTCTTGAAAAAGTTTTTAACGCCAAATGGTGGGACTATTCCGAGTTCCCGCTGAATTTTCAGGGCAGAATCGGCGTTATTTCCACCGTTGTTTTCGGTTTGATGTCGGTTGTGCAGATTAAATATGGTCATCCCTTTATCAGCGGCCTGACGGACAGGCTCCCCGATAACTTTAAGATAGCGTTTTCTTTTGTCATCCTCATGCTGATCCTTTTCGACTTTGCCTTTACCGTCCGCCACGTCCTGCTATTAAACGGTCGGTTGAGTGAAATCCAGACGGCGATCAATGCTTTTTTCGAAAAATATTCCCGCCGCGCCGGCGAATTTAAAAATACGCTCCTTGTCAACTTTGAAGGCAGTGAATTTTACTCTGACCGGATCCGAACACTCTTTAACTTAGACAGGCTGCAAAACCTCCGTCTGTTCAAGGCTTTCCCAAAGCTGCAGTCTCTCAAATATGACGGGGCGCTGCGAAAGCTCCGTGACAGGCTTTTGGGAGCACGGAAAAAACCATAAACGAAAAACTGCCGGATATCATCCGGCAGTTTTTTATGCCTATTCAGCTGCTGTGTTCCGCCAGCGCGGCCAGTTCCTTGGCCGCATCAATCCGTGGGAAGATAGCCTCTCCCTTCATGACGGTGACCGCTTTCGGCAGCGCGCCGAACACACCGGCGGCATCCCACGTCGTATCGGCTGGCGCTGCGCCGATCTGCGCCAATATTTTCGCGCTTGTCTCCGGCATAAACGGTGAGAGGAGGACGGCGCAGATTCGAATGGATTCCAACAGGTTGTACATGACGGCGGCAAGGCGCGGTTTCTTCGCCTCGTCCTTTGCCAGCACCCACGGCGTCATTTCGTCAATGTATTTATTGGCCCGGGCTGTGACCCGAAAAATTTCGCAAAGAGCGCTCTGAAACGCGTATTTCTCCATCTGCGTCTCAAAATGACCACGCAGCGCAGATGCCATCGCACACAGCTCCTCATCACCGCTGTCAGCTTCCTGTGTCGTTGGCAGTGTCCCGTCAAAATATTTGATGACCATGGCGACCGTGCGTGAGACGAGATTGCCCAGGTCATTTGCCAGATCGGTGTTAATCCGGCTGATCAGCAGTTCGTTTGAAAACGTACCGTCCGTTCCAAAGGGGAACTCGCGGAGGAGAAAATACCGCAGCGCGTCAACGCCATACCGAGCAGCTAGAATCCCCGGGTCGACGACGTTGCCGACCGATTTGCTCATTTTGCCGCCGTTTAAGAGGAGCCAGCCGTGGCCGAACACCTTCTTCGGCAGAGGCAAGCCGAGCGCCATGAGGAGCGCGGGCCAGATAATCGCGTGGAAGCGGACGATTTCCTTGCCTACAAAGTGGACGTTTGCCGGCCAGTAGTGATCAAAATCATTATATGCCTCGTTGAGATAGCCAAGCGCCGTAATGTAGTTTGTCAAGGCGTCAATCCAAACATACACGACATGGCCGGGGTCGAAATCAACGGGGACCCCCCATGTAAATGTCGTCCGAGAAACGCACAAATCCTCCAAACCCGGCTTTAAAAAGTTGCCCACCATCTCATTGACGCGCGACGCCGGCTCTAAAAAGTCCGGCTGCTTTTCATAGAGGTCAAGAATACGCTGCGTATAGTTTGACAAGCGGAAGAAGTAAGCCTCCTCCTCGGCATATTTGACCTCCCGTCCACAATCGGGGCACTTGCCTTCTTGAAGCTGACTCTCCGTCCAGAACGATTCACACGGCGTGCAGTATCGGCCTTTGTAGGCGCTTTTATAAATATCGCCCTGCTCATAGAGTTTTTTAAAAATCCGCTGAACCGACTTTTCGTGATAATCGTCCGTCGTGCGGATGAATCGGTCGTTACTGATGTTCATGAGCTTCCAGAGGTCGCGGATGCCGCCCGGGCCCTCAATAATATTGTCGACGAACTGCTTGGGCGTCAGGCCAGCGGCGGCTGCCTTTTCCTCAATCTTCTGGCCATGCTCGTCGGTTCCCGTCAGGAACATGACATCATAGCCTTGCATGCGCTTATACCTCGCCATCGCGTCCGTTGCCACCGTGCAATACGTGTGCCCGATGTGGAGCTTGTCCGAGGGATAATAGATGGGCGTTGTGATGTAGAATGTTCCTTTGCTCATGTTATGACTCTTTCCTTTCCGTGTATCATAACAGTGCTTTCGGCACTGCTATCAAAACCGTTCCGTTTAAATCGGATAACCGGCAGTATATCAGACTTCGGTGTGGCGCGCAAGCGCTTACGGCTTGAGCTCAACGACGGCATTGTCCGCCATCTGGAGGCTCTGGCCGTGGCCGACCCTCTTTTCCCGCGGGATGAAGCCGCGCACGGACGTCATCGGATAAATCCAGGTGTGCGGGCCGATATGCGTCCCCGGCTGGGAAACGCTGTTGGCGCCAAGCCGTGATGAATCGCCGAGCACAAGGCCGAAATATGTGTCGCCCAAGTCATGTCGGACGCCTTGAAGCTTTAATGTGACGCCGGTCTGGTCAAATTTGCGGTTTGCGGTGATGACGCCGGAACCGATCCGGGCGGCGGCACCGAGAACGCTGTCCCCGACGAAGGCCAGGCTCGCCACCTTGGCACCGGCGAACAAAAGGCCGCGCTTGACTTCGCTTCCGTGTCCTACAGAGCAGTTATCTCCGATGATTGAATACGGGCGGATGACGGCGCCGGGCATGATTTCGCAGTTTCTGCCAATAAAAACAGGCCCGATGATTGTCACGTCGCCGTATATAACGGTCCCCTCGCCGATGACCAAGTTGCCGCACGTATGCAAGGTCCCGCAGCGGACAGCGCCGTTATTTTCATGAACATCCGGCTCAACAAGCAAGCTGTTTAAGACACTTTTTGCTTTGGCCAAAAGCTCGCACGGCGATTGAACACCGTCTAAAAATCCGTCAATCGGAAATTTTTCCGGCTGTCGAAAATAATAGCTTAGCTCTAAAGACATATTCTGCCTCCAAATGTCATTTTTACTATGTTTTAAAATTATACGCCTGCAAGACACCCAATACAACCTGTTTCTGGACGCAAAAGGTACAAATTCTCTGCAGCGTTGCAGGATATTGACAATTTCTGTTGACGAACCGCCTGCTTTCTATGTAGAATAACATGATGAGCACAAATGACGACGTCCGTCATACTGGAGCGACTATGGACCAGAAGAAAGCTGCCGAAACCTCTTATTCGGAAATCATAAAAACAGCCGCTGGGCAGCATGCCATTTTATTGGCGGGGGCCCCCGCCGCCTGCGCAGCGGCGTCCTATGAGCTCGCCGCCGCGATACTCTGTACCGGCCCGGGCAGAACGCCGTGCCGCGCCTGCGAGCACTGCGGAAAAGTCTCCCGCCGCGTTCATCCGGATCTGTCCGTGCTTGACGGCTCCGAAACCGGCATGATATACGTCGACGAGATCCGCGCGCTTCGGGGGGATGCTGTTATCCTGCCGAACGAGGCGGACAAGAAGATTTATCTGATTTTCGGTGCCGAGTACATGAACACAGCGGCGCAGAACGCCATTTTGAAGCTTCTGGAAGAGCCGCCGCCGCACGCTGTTTTTATTTTGACAGCCGAAAACCCGTCCGCTCTGTTGATGACCGTCCGGTCACGTTGCGTAGAAATTTATCTCCACAGCCAAAACGATGCGCAGGCTAACGAAAGCGCTGATGTCGAAGCTTTTTTCAAAGCCTTGGGCGATGGCCCCGTCGCGCTTTTAACGTTTTCTTTTTCCCTCGAAAAATTTGAGAAGGACCGCCTCATATCCTTTGTTGACGGGGCGCGGGCCGGTGCGGTACACCGTCTCAGAGAAGCACTTCTCGGCGCTCCCGGCATGCCGGAGGCGGCACTTCTTCTCAAGGCTGAGCGCGCTTTAAGCCGGGCCGACGAATTCATCGAGCACAACGTCGGTGCCGGGCACATTGCCGGGCTTTTAGCCGCGGCACTGACAGGACAAAGTGAGGATCATCATGACTGAAGTAATTAGCGTCCGTTTTAAAAACAAAGGAAAAATATATTTTTTTGACCCGTCCGGGCTGTCCGTCCCAACGGGGGCGCATGTTGTAGTCGAGACGTCAAAGGGCCTTGAATACGCCGAGTGCACATTTGGCAACCACGCCGTCGAGGACACGGCAATCATCCCGCCGCTCCGGCCCGTCGTCCGGCTGGCAACGCCGGAGGATGACAAAAGAGCTCTGGACAACAAGGCGCGGGAGAGCGAGGCGTTTGATTACTGCCTGAAGAAAATTGCCGAGCACCGGCTCGATATGAAGCTTGTCGATGTGGAGTTTAGCTTTGAGGGCAATAAAATCCTCTTCTTTTTCACGTCGGATGGGCGTGTTGATTTCCGCGAGCTTGTCAAAGACCTTGCCTCTGCTTTTAAAACGCGTATCGAGCTGCGACAGATCGGCGTTCGCGATGAGGCCCGCATGCTGGGCGGTCTCGGCATTTGCGGCAAACCGTTTTGCTGCGCCCAATTCCTTGACGAGTTCCATCCCGTCTCCATCAAAATGGCAAAAGTCCAGGGGCTATCCTTAAATCCCGTCAAGATTTCCGGTACGTGCGGTCGGCTGATGTGCTGCCTCAAATACGAAGAAAATGCGTATGAAGACCTTGTTAAGCGTGCGCCCAAGGTAGACGCGTTTGTTGAAACCCCCTCCGGCAAGGGGTCTGTCACCAGCGTGAACCTCTTGCGCGGAAATGCCAAAGTCCGCCTGGAGGACGGCATGGACACCACGCTGAAAACCTTTACCTTCGAAGAGCTTGACGTGCTTGGCGGCAAATCGCGCCGCGCCGAGTATATCGCAGCAAAAGCCGAAGGTCGGCTTGAGGAAGCAGGCTTTACCGATACCCAACCCCGTCCGAAGGAACGCCGGCCCGAGCCTGTACGGGAGCAGCGGGGCGAACCCACACCGGAAGCGCCCCATCACAAAAAACCGGAGTATCGAAACGACCCGAAGCGCCAGAAGATGCATCCGGGCAAACAGCCACCGCCAAAAAAACAGTTGATGCCGAAAACGGCGGAGCCCAAGCAAGACGAGACTGTTTTGAGTAAAAAGCCCGCCAAACGGCATCACCGCGGTGGCAAGGGCCGGGGCAAATCATCCGGCCAAAAACAAGCCGGTGAAACACCGAAGCCGGAGTAATCCGGCCCTTCGGCAGCTGTGGCAAGGCCAACCGAAGCGTGGCACGACGGCCGGTCTGCGGGACGATCGCAGAAGCGCTGGCGTCGTTGCCATGCTTTGCTGTCAAAAGCCCCGGTCCGCCTCTTTTGCCGCGCGCTGCCGTGTCGCTGGAAATAAATAATTTGTCGATTTTACAGTTATTTTTTATTATAGGTATTGCAAAACATCACCCAAACCCTTAAAATATCATAACACTGCCTTATCAGACCGATCCGTGCGGCAGGTTTTTTTGTCGGTCTTTTTGATGTGTCGTGATGCG belongs to Oscillospiraceae bacterium CM and includes:
- a CDS encoding HD family phosphohydrolase, giving the protein MPDKKRDKTGNINDYLSCVREMTHHDAVRSMRGYNQHAGVDCLRHCLNVSYRSFLICRRLGLDYRSAARGGLLHDFFLYDWHVENPYGGLHGFRHPKIAALNANRHFSLNNKEQDVIKKHMWPLTVSMPKYLETLVVILVDKFCCVSESASAFKLFRRSQNFYLEETYQNI
- a CDS encoding putative ABC transporter permease, which gives rise to MDILDLFLWFVIYSFIGWAYESVLFTIQEKHFVNRGFLNGPLCPIYGFGAILNLLIFEHTTNVFVLFFLAAVLTTTLEYLTAVVLEKVFNAKWWDYSEFPLNFQGRIGVISTVVFGLMSVVQIKYGHPFISGLTDRLPDNFKIAFSFVILMLILFDFAFTVRHVLLLNGRLSEIQTAINAFFEKYSRRAGEFKNTLLVNFEGSEFYSDRIRTLFNLDRLQNLRLFKAFPKLQSLKYDGALRKLRDRLLGARKKP
- the metG gene encoding methionine--tRNA ligase codes for the protein MSKGTFYITTPIYYPSDKLHIGHTYCTVATDAMARYKRMQGYDVMFLTGTDEHGQKIEEKAAAAGLTPKQFVDNIIEGPGGIRDLWKLMNISNDRFIRTTDDYHEKSVQRIFKKLYEQGDIYKSAYKGRYCTPCESFWTESQLQEGKCPDCGREVKYAEEEAYFFRLSNYTQRILDLYEKQPDFLEPASRVNEMVGNFLKPGLEDLCVSRTTFTWGVPVDFDPGHVVYVWIDALTNYITALGYLNEAYNDFDHYWPANVHFVGKEIVRFHAIIWPALLMALGLPLPKKVFGHGWLLLNGGKMSKSVGNVVDPGILAARYGVDALRYFLLREFPFGTDGTFSNELLISRINTDLANDLGNLVSRTVAMVIKYFDGTLPTTQEADSGDEELCAMASALRGHFETQMEKYAFQSALCEIFRVTARANKYIDEMTPWVLAKDEAKKPRLAAVMYNLLESIRICAVLLSPFMPETSAKILAQIGAAPADTTWDAAGVFGALPKAVTVMKGEAIFPRIDAAKELAALAEHSS